Proteins encoded in a region of the Ursus arctos isolate Adak ecotype North America unplaced genomic scaffold, UrsArc2.0 scaffold_2, whole genome shotgun sequence genome:
- the LOC113242609 gene encoding apolipoprotein R-like yields the protein MAPLRLCAMAPKLQSTFPALYIFGILTLLCPSALCDCKIFPSIAHGSYEDVSSFFSYTTVVQYECDEGYVLVGEPKITCRDSYWSSSAPKCKALCLKPEIENGGLSVNEDQYVEPETVTVQCDDGYGVVGSQNITCSENGIWFPEVPKCKWEYQMGCEQVLAGNKLLQCLPNPEDVKRALEVYRLSLAIGHLVNSQT from the exons ATGGCACCCCTGAGACTCTGTGCCATGGCCCCCAAGTTGCAGAGCACTTTCCCAGCACTGTACATCTTTGGGATCTTGACCCTGCTGTGCCCTTCTGCCTTGTGTG ACTGCAAAATATTTCCAAGCATTGCCCATGGATCCTATGAAGACGTGAGTTCATTTTTCTCCTATACTACTGTGGTGCAATATGAATGCGATGAAGGATATGTTCTGGTTGGAGAGCCTAAAATCACCTGCAGGGACTCCTACTGGTCGTCTTCAGCCCCTAAATGTAAAG CTCTGTGTCTGAAACCAGAGATTGAAAATGGAGGTCTGTCTGTGAATGAGGACCAGTATGTTGAGCCTGAAACTGTTACTGTCCAGTGTGACGATGGCTATGGTGTGGTTGGCTCTCAAAATATCACCTGCTCAGAGAACGGAATCTGGTTCCCAGAGGTGCCCAAGTGTAAGTGG GAATACCAGATGGGCTGTGAGCAAGTGCTCGCTGGCAATAAACTCTTACAGTGTCTCCCCAACCCAGAGGACGTGAAAAGGGCCCTGGAGGTGTATAGGCTGTCTCTGGCGATTGGACACCTGGTCAATAGTCAGACTTGA